One genomic region from Phragmites australis chromosome 1, lpPhrAust1.1, whole genome shotgun sequence encodes:
- the LOC133917066 gene encoding G-box-binding factor 3-like isoform X3: MWGPQNLPPAAFGKPYAAIYPHAGGFLHPFMPLMVNPLNAEPAKSVNSKENSLNKKLKEVDGIAVSTGSGNSEKTSGDYSLEGSSDGNNQKASGTPKKRSLDDMTTSDAETCGASAPNNISGEPGRLATLANVRILDTAIKPCASTGSYLRVGTPSPEWPAKDDKESKSERRKQSNRESARRSRLRKQAETEELVTKVELLTAENTSLRSEISKLTESSQKLRLENFSLMERLKDSAPDQAQEVSVDQTAPAPSARVAKNFLSMMDGAGASRSSSRHMERGAPRLRQLLGTDPPAADAVAAS; the protein is encoded by the exons ATGTGGGGTCCGCAG AACCTGCCACCGGCTGCTTTCGGAAAGCCATATGCTGCGATATATCCACACGCTGGCGGTTTCCTGCATCCCTTCATGCCCCTA ATGGTAAACCCATTGAATGCAGAGCCAGCGAAATCTGTGAACAGCAAGGAGAACAGCTTAAACAAGAAATTGAAGGAAGTTGATGGGATTGCTGTGTCAACTGGCAGTGGTAACAGTGAAAAAACAAG TGGGGATTACAGCCTAGAAGGATCCAGTGATGGAAATAACCAAAAG GCAAGCGGAACTCCCAAGAAACGGAGCTTAGATGATATGACTACATCAG aCGCAGAAACATGCGGAGCTTCAGCACCTAATAATATATCAGGAGAACCAGGAAGATTAGCAACTTTGGCCAATGTGCGCATTCTAGATACAGCAATCAAACCATGTGCGAGCACTGGTAGTTACTTGAGAGTTGGCACGCCATCACCTGAATGGCCAGCTAAG GACGATAAGGAATCAAAGAGCGAAAGGAGAAAGCAATCAAATAGGGAGTCTGCCCGGCGTTCAAGGCTCAGGAAGCAG GCCGAGACTGAGGAACTGGTTACAAAAGTAGAGTTACTGACCGCAGAGAACACATCCCTCCGAAGTGAAATTAGCAAGCTAACAGAAAGCTCCCAAAAACTCAGATTGGAGAATTTTTCTCTGATG GAGAGACTGAAGGACAGTGCACCGGATCAAGCACAAGAGGTGTCTGTAGACCAAACAGCCCCCGCACCGTCAGCTCGTGTCGCCAAGAACTTCCTGTCAATGATGGACGGCGCAGGCGCATCGAGAAGCAGCAGCCGGCACATGGAACGCGGCGCGCCCAGGCTCCGCCAGCTCTTGGGCACCGACCCTCCGGCGGCTGACGCCGTAGCCGCAAGCTGA
- the LOC133917066 gene encoding G-box-binding factor 3-like isoform X2 yields the protein MGHDEAVVTQNSGKAPSPAKDQPAIYPYFDWSTMQSYYGPGIWPPTFFHAGITSGPVPPSYMWGPQNLPPAAFGKPYAAIYPHAGGFLHPFMPLMVNPLNAEPAKSVNSKENSLNKKLKEVDGIAVSTGSGNSEKTSGDYSLEGSSDGNNQKASGTPKKRSLDDMTTSDAETCGASAPNNISGEPGRLATLANVRILDTAIKPCASTGSYLRVGTPSPEWPAKDDKESKSERRKQSNRESARRSRLRKQAETEELVTKVELLTAENTSLRSEISKLTESSQKLRLENFSLMERLKDSAPDQAQEVSVDQTAPAPSARVAKNFLSMMDGAGASRSSSRHMERGAPRLRQLLGTDPPAADAVAAS from the exons atgGGGCATGATGAAGCTGTAGTTACTCAGAATTCAGGAAAAGCACCATCACCGGCCAAG GATCAGCCAGCTATTTATCCATACTTTGATTGGTCGACTATGCAG TCATATTATGGCCCAGGGATCTGGCCACCAACATTTTTTCACGCTGGAATAACGTCTGGTCCTGTTCCTCCCTCATATATGTGGGGTCCGCAG AACCTGCCACCGGCTGCTTTCGGAAAGCCATATGCTGCGATATATCCACACGCTGGCGGTTTCCTGCATCCCTTCATGCCCCTA ATGGTAAACCCATTGAATGCAGAGCCAGCGAAATCTGTGAACAGCAAGGAGAACAGCTTAAACAAGAAATTGAAGGAAGTTGATGGGATTGCTGTGTCAACTGGCAGTGGTAACAGTGAAAAAACAAG TGGGGATTACAGCCTAGAAGGATCCAGTGATGGAAATAACCAAAAG GCAAGCGGAACTCCCAAGAAACGGAGCTTAGATGATATGACTACATCAG aCGCAGAAACATGCGGAGCTTCAGCACCTAATAATATATCAGGAGAACCAGGAAGATTAGCAACTTTGGCCAATGTGCGCATTCTAGATACAGCAATCAAACCATGTGCGAGCACTGGTAGTTACTTGAGAGTTGGCACGCCATCACCTGAATGGCCAGCTAAG GACGATAAGGAATCAAAGAGCGAAAGGAGAAAGCAATCAAATAGGGAGTCTGCCCGGCGTTCAAGGCTCAGGAAGCAG GCCGAGACTGAGGAACTGGTTACAAAAGTAGAGTTACTGACCGCAGAGAACACATCCCTCCGAAGTGAAATTAGCAAGCTAACAGAAAGCTCCCAAAAACTCAGATTGGAGAATTTTTCTCTGATG GAGAGACTGAAGGACAGTGCACCGGATCAAGCACAAGAGGTGTCTGTAGACCAAACAGCCCCCGCACCGTCAGCTCGTGTCGCCAAGAACTTCCTGTCAATGATGGACGGCGCAGGCGCATCGAGAAGCAGCAGCCGGCACATGGAACGCGGCGCGCCCAGGCTCCGCCAGCTCTTGGGCACCGACCCTCCGGCGGCTGACGCCGTAGCCGCAAGCTGA
- the LOC133917048 gene encoding putative glucose-6-phosphate 1-epimerase, with translation MSMGHCSDQRPAFEVTKDRNGADQVAIRSPRGASVRVSLHGGQVVSWRNERGEELLFTSSKAISKLPKATRGGIPICFPQFGNCGTLEQHGFARNRIWTVDDKAPPLNHSDSNNKASVDLLLKPSEDDPKCWPHCFELRLRVSLSMDGDLSLISRVRNVNGKPFSFSFAYHTYLSVSDISEVRIEGLETLDYLDNLSQRERFTEQGDAITFESEVDRVYVGSPGVIAVLDHEKKRTFIVRKEGLPDIVVWNPWEKKSKTMADFGDDEYKQMICVDAAAVERAITLKPGEEWTGKLELSAVPSTNCSDHLDHPGRL, from the exons ATGAGCATGGGGCATTGCTCGGACCAGAGACCGGCGTTCGAGGTGACCAAGGACCGGAACGGCGCCGACCAGGTCGCGATCCGGTCGCCGCGGGGGGCCTCCGTCCGG GTTAGCCTGCACGGCGGCCAGGTTGTCTCGTGGAGGAACGAGCGCGGCGAGGAGCTCCTCTTCACCAGCAGTAAG GCAATCTCGAAGCTGCCAAAAGCGACGCGTGGTGGAATTCCAATATGCTTTCCGCAG TTTGGAAACTGTGGAACATTGGAGCAGCATGGATTTGCAAGGAACAGAATATGGACCGTAGATGACAAGGCTCCACCACTAAATCATAGTGATAGCAACAACAAAGCTTCTGTTGACCTTCTGCTAAAGCCATCTGAAGATGACCCGAAGTGCTGGCCACACTG TTTCGAATTACGTCTCAGAGTTTCTCTTTCAATGGATGGCGACCTTTCATTGATATCGCGTGTCAGAAATGTTAACGGGAAGCCATTCAGTTTCTCATTTGCTTATCATACATATCTTTCTGTTTCTGACATCAG TGAAGTGAGGATAGAAGGCCTGGAGACCCTTGATTATCTTGACAACCTTAGCCAGCGGGAACGTTTTACAGAACAAGGAGATGCTATAACATTTGAATCAGAG GTCGACCGAGTTTATGTTGGCTCCCCAGGCGTAATCGCTGTACTCGATCATGAAAAGAAACGTACATTCATCGTAAGAAAAGAAGGGCTTCCTGATATTG TTGTATGGAACCCCTGGGAGAAGAAGTCAAAAACTATGGCGGACTTCGGCGATGATGAGTACAAGCAGATGATCTGCGTGGACGCGGCCGCGGTCGAGAGAGCCATCACTCTGAAGCCAGGCGAGGAGTGGACGGGGAAGCTGGAGCTCTCCGCTGTCCCATCGACCAACTGCAGCGACCATCTGGATCACCCGGGCAGGCTGTAG
- the LOC133917066 gene encoding G-box-binding factor 3-like isoform X1, whose amino-acid sequence MICLGYSSIFGKHTTKNSPFTKKKSMGHDEAVVTQNSGKAPSPAKDQPAIYPYFDWSTMQSYYGPGIWPPTFFHAGITSGPVPPSYMWGPQNLPPAAFGKPYAAIYPHAGGFLHPFMPLMVNPLNAEPAKSVNSKENSLNKKLKEVDGIAVSTGSGNSEKTSGDYSLEGSSDGNNQKASGTPKKRSLDDMTTSDAETCGASAPNNISGEPGRLATLANVRILDTAIKPCASTGSYLRVGTPSPEWPAKDDKESKSERRKQSNRESARRSRLRKQAETEELVTKVELLTAENTSLRSEISKLTESSQKLRLENFSLMERLKDSAPDQAQEVSVDQTAPAPSARVAKNFLSMMDGAGASRSSSRHMERGAPRLRQLLGTDPPAADAVAAS is encoded by the exons ATGATATGTCTTGGATATTCGAGCATTTTTGGGAAACATACAACTAAAAACAGT ccattcacaaaaaaaaagagcatgGGGCATGATGAAGCTGTAGTTACTCAGAATTCAGGAAAAGCACCATCACCGGCCAAG GATCAGCCAGCTATTTATCCATACTTTGATTGGTCGACTATGCAG TCATATTATGGCCCAGGGATCTGGCCACCAACATTTTTTCACGCTGGAATAACGTCTGGTCCTGTTCCTCCCTCATATATGTGGGGTCCGCAG AACCTGCCACCGGCTGCTTTCGGAAAGCCATATGCTGCGATATATCCACACGCTGGCGGTTTCCTGCATCCCTTCATGCCCCTA ATGGTAAACCCATTGAATGCAGAGCCAGCGAAATCTGTGAACAGCAAGGAGAACAGCTTAAACAAGAAATTGAAGGAAGTTGATGGGATTGCTGTGTCAACTGGCAGTGGTAACAGTGAAAAAACAAG TGGGGATTACAGCCTAGAAGGATCCAGTGATGGAAATAACCAAAAG GCAAGCGGAACTCCCAAGAAACGGAGCTTAGATGATATGACTACATCAG aCGCAGAAACATGCGGAGCTTCAGCACCTAATAATATATCAGGAGAACCAGGAAGATTAGCAACTTTGGCCAATGTGCGCATTCTAGATACAGCAATCAAACCATGTGCGAGCACTGGTAGTTACTTGAGAGTTGGCACGCCATCACCTGAATGGCCAGCTAAG GACGATAAGGAATCAAAGAGCGAAAGGAGAAAGCAATCAAATAGGGAGTCTGCCCGGCGTTCAAGGCTCAGGAAGCAG GCCGAGACTGAGGAACTGGTTACAAAAGTAGAGTTACTGACCGCAGAGAACACATCCCTCCGAAGTGAAATTAGCAAGCTAACAGAAAGCTCCCAAAAACTCAGATTGGAGAATTTTTCTCTGATG GAGAGACTGAAGGACAGTGCACCGGATCAAGCACAAGAGGTGTCTGTAGACCAAACAGCCCCCGCACCGTCAGCTCGTGTCGCCAAGAACTTCCTGTCAATGATGGACGGCGCAGGCGCATCGAGAAGCAGCAGCCGGCACATGGAACGCGGCGCGCCCAGGCTCCGCCAGCTCTTGGGCACCGACCCTCCGGCGGCTGACGCCGTAGCCGCAAGCTGA